A window of the Sporosarcina sp. FSL K6-2383 genome harbors these coding sequences:
- a CDS encoding transcription antiterminator: MENYVIQKTLNNNVLIATDNSGNEVILIGRGIGFGANAGEFIQQEKIEKLFVLNDPEEQEQYKQLLTTLDEKTLKVLISAVEMIQAEANQPLNEHIHVALTDHLVFAVNRMRRGMAIRNPFLLETKALYPNEYKIAAEVTAMVNKQLMVALPEGEIGFIALHIHSALVNKNVRDVTRHSELIVQLVDMIEEQLAVDIDKNSIDYMRLIRHLHFTIERVVRGERVAEPKKITLLLKSEYPVCYNLAWKLIKVMQQSLQKEIYEAEAVYLTLHLQRIQAKVEQ, translated from the coding sequence ATGGAAAATTACGTAATTCAAAAAACTTTGAATAATAATGTGTTGATTGCTACAGATAATAGTGGCAATGAGGTGATTTTAATTGGGCGTGGTATCGGATTTGGTGCGAATGCAGGGGAATTTATTCAACAAGAAAAAATCGAGAAATTATTTGTATTGAATGATCCTGAGGAACAAGAGCAATACAAACAATTACTCACCACTCTTGATGAAAAGACGTTGAAAGTGCTTATTTCTGCGGTTGAAATGATTCAAGCAGAAGCGAATCAACCATTGAATGAGCATATTCATGTTGCGTTGACAGACCATTTAGTCTTTGCCGTTAATCGAATGAGACGTGGCATGGCGATTCGAAATCCGTTTTTATTGGAAACGAAAGCACTTTATCCGAATGAATATAAAATTGCAGCAGAAGTGACAGCAATGGTCAATAAACAGCTGATGGTCGCGCTTCCAGAGGGAGAAATTGGTTTCATCGCCTTACATATTCACAGTGCCCTTGTGAACAAAAATGTTCGTGATGTAACGCGCCACTCTGAGTTGATTGTTCAGCTTGTCGACATGATTGAAGAGCAATTGGCTGTCGACATTGATAAAAATAGTATCGATTATATGCGGCTTATTCGACATCTTCATTTTACAATTGAGCGGGTTGTACGTGGAGAGCGAGTTGCGGAACCGAAAAAAATCACGCTATTGTTAAAATCGGAGTATCCAGTCTGCTACAATTTGGCCTGGAAGCTGATTAAGGTCATGCAGCAGAGCCTACAAAAGGAAATCTATGAAGCCGAAGCTGTTTATTTAACACTTCATTTACAGCGGATTCAAGCGAAAGTAGAACAATAA
- the ptsG gene encoding glucose-specific PTS transporter subunit IIBC, whose amino-acid sequence MFKKVFGVLQKVGQALMLPVALLPAAGLLLGFGNAAQQETMLNYLPFLSADWIQHTAKVMEDAGGIIFGNLPLIFAIGVAIGLAKDGAAALAALVGYLVLNQVMSSWLGITPEMVAGDPSYAMVFGIPTLQTGVFGGIIVGLIAAFCYNKFHAIEMPSFLGFFAGKRFVPIATAGAAFVAGLLLLIIWPPVQTGMNTASLWLLEEGTYIAVFFFGFIKRLLIPFGLHHIFHAPFWYEFGSYTTTAGAVVRGDMTIFFAQLKDGVQLTAGNFMGGEFPIMMFGLPAAALAMYHAARPEKKKLVAGLLASGALTSFLTGITEPLEFSFLFLSPILFLIHAILDGLSFVIITFLQVHVGYTFSGGAIDFFLFGILPGKEAWWLVILVGLVFAVIYYVLFRFMISKFNLMTPGRETDESTDEVEMSSKGNTDLPYNILEAMGGQENITHLDACITRLRVSVKDVKNVDKKELKKLGAAGVLEVGNNIQAIFGPRSEIIKGQIQDVVSGKRPRTEEVKQPVKAVASNGQPDDFVSPMQGEIIPLSEVPDPVFAGKMMGDGFAVVPSDGVIVSPVNGTIVTLFPTKHAVGIQSDSGREILIHVGIDTVKLAGEGFEALVTQGDRVEKGQPLLKVDIDYIQEHATSIITPIIFTNLFEGESVVLNKSGQVTLKEEHIVTIEK is encoded by the coding sequence ATGTTTAAAAAAGTTTTTGGCGTGTTACAAAAAGTAGGTCAAGCTTTGATGTTACCTGTAGCACTATTGCCAGCTGCAGGTTTACTGCTTGGTTTTGGTAATGCTGCTCAGCAAGAAACAATGCTTAACTATTTGCCGTTTTTGTCGGCAGATTGGATTCAGCATACAGCTAAAGTGATGGAGGATGCTGGTGGAATCATTTTTGGTAACTTACCATTGATCTTTGCTATCGGTGTTGCGATTGGGTTAGCGAAAGATGGTGCGGCAGCACTTGCAGCTCTTGTCGGTTACTTAGTGTTGAATCAAGTGATGAGTTCTTGGTTAGGCATTACTCCAGAGATGGTGGCTGGTGATCCTAGCTATGCAATGGTGTTTGGAATTCCAACATTGCAAACGGGGGTATTTGGTGGGATCATTGTCGGTCTAATAGCAGCTTTTTGTTACAATAAATTCCATGCTATTGAAATGCCTTCATTCCTCGGTTTCTTTGCAGGGAAACGTTTCGTGCCAATTGCGACGGCTGGTGCAGCTTTTGTAGCAGGCTTATTATTATTAATTATTTGGCCACCCGTGCAAACAGGCATGAATACGGCATCCCTTTGGTTACTTGAAGAAGGTACATATATCGCGGTATTCTTCTTTGGATTTATCAAACGTTTGCTTATTCCGTTTGGATTGCACCATATTTTTCATGCACCGTTCTGGTATGAGTTTGGTTCGTATACAACGACTGCTGGTGCAGTAGTTCGCGGAGATATGACAATCTTCTTCGCACAATTAAAAGATGGTGTCCAACTTACAGCTGGTAACTTCATGGGTGGAGAATTCCCGATTATGATGTTTGGTTTACCAGCGGCAGCACTTGCGATGTATCATGCTGCACGACCTGAAAAGAAAAAGCTCGTTGCAGGTTTATTAGCATCAGGTGCGTTAACTTCATTCTTAACAGGAATTACGGAACCACTTGAGTTCTCATTCTTGTTCTTATCACCAATTCTGTTCTTAATCCATGCTATCTTGGATGGTTTATCATTCGTAATCATTACTTTCCTTCAAGTTCACGTCGGCTACACCTTCTCGGGTGGGGCAATTGACTTCTTCCTGTTTGGTATTTTACCAGGTAAGGAAGCATGGTGGCTTGTCATTCTAGTAGGTCTTGTCTTTGCAGTGATCTATTACGTCTTGTTCCGCTTTATGATTAGCAAGTTTAATCTAATGACACCAGGACGAGAAACAGACGAGAGTACGGATGAGGTAGAGATGAGTTCGAAAGGGAACACGGATCTTCCATATAACATTCTCGAAGCAATGGGTGGACAAGAAAATATTACCCATTTGGATGCATGTATCACAAGACTTCGCGTATCTGTGAAAGACGTGAAGAACGTCGATAAAAAGGAATTGAAAAAACTAGGTGCAGCGGGTGTACTTGAAGTGGGGAATAATATTCAAGCCATTTTCGGCCCACGCTCTGAAATTATTAAAGGACAAATACAAGATGTCGTCAGCGGTAAACGACCGCGTACAGAAGAAGTTAAGCAACCTGTTAAAGCTGTTGCTTCAAATGGTCAACCAGACGATTTCGTGTCACCGATGCAAGGTGAAATAATACCACTGTCAGAAGTACCTGATCCGGTATTTGCAGGGAAAATGATGGGTGATGGATTTGCAGTTGTTCCATCAGATGGAGTTATTGTGTCACCAGTAAACGGAACAATCGTCACACTCTTCCCGACAAAACATGCAGTAGGCATTCAATCCGATTCAGGACGAGAAATTTTGATTCATGTGGGGATTGATACGGTTAAACTAGCAGGTGAAGGCTTTGAAGCGTTGGTCACACAAGGCGATCGTGTTGAAAAAGGACAACCATTACTAAAAGTTGATATTGATTATATTCAAGAGCACGCGACTTCGATCATAACACCAATCATCTTCACGAATCTATTTGAAGGTGAATCAGTTGTTTTGAATAAATCAGGTCAAGTTACATTAAAAGAAGAACATATAGTTACAATTGAAAAATAA
- the gndA gene encoding NADP-dependent phosphogluconate dehydrogenase: protein MSTQQMGVIGLGVMGMNLALNIESKGYSVAVYDYWTDRTDAFSSKEAKDKHILGAKSIEEFVSSLEVPRKILLMVKAGETTDAVIQSLVPHLQQGDIVIDGGNTFFEDTNRRAATLKESGLHFIGAGVSGGEEGARNGPSIMPGGAKEAYEQVKPILDAISAKVDGTPCSAHMGPDGAGHYVKMVHNGIEYGDMQLISEAYFIMKHTLGLEAQDLHDVFSEWNKGELDSYLIEVTADIFTKMDEDTGKPLIDLILDVAGQKGTGKWTSQNALDLGVSLPIVTESVFARFISSVKEERVAASTLLKGPAPQKYAGNPSDLIEAIRKALYMSKICSYAQGFAQMRAASKEYGWNIPYGDVAMIFRGGCIIRAQFLQNIKEAFDANNDLPNLLVDPYFQEIVGEYQHSLREVLAVAMKQGIPVPALSSALAYYDSYRTATLPANLIQAQRDYFGAHTYERVDKDGHFHTEWAKN, encoded by the coding sequence ATGAGTACACAGCAAATGGGTGTTATCGGTTTAGGCGTGATGGGGATGAACCTAGCCCTAAACATTGAAAGTAAAGGCTACTCTGTAGCGGTCTATGATTACTGGACAGATCGCACGGATGCGTTTTCTAGTAAAGAAGCAAAAGATAAACATATTCTTGGGGCAAAAAGCATTGAAGAGTTTGTCTCTTCGTTAGAAGTGCCACGTAAGATTTTATTAATGGTGAAGGCTGGAGAAACAACAGATGCAGTCATCCAGTCCCTAGTCCCTCATCTTCAACAAGGTGATATTGTGATTGATGGCGGAAATACATTCTTTGAAGATACGAATAGACGTGCAGCTACCTTGAAAGAATCCGGCCTACATTTCATCGGTGCAGGTGTTTCCGGTGGAGAAGAAGGTGCTCGTAATGGTCCTTCAATTATGCCTGGTGGAGCAAAAGAAGCTTACGAACAAGTGAAGCCTATTCTTGATGCGATTTCTGCAAAAGTCGATGGTACCCCTTGTAGCGCCCATATGGGACCTGATGGTGCAGGCCATTATGTAAAAATGGTCCACAACGGCATTGAATATGGTGATATGCAACTTATTTCCGAAGCTTATTTCATTATGAAACATACCCTTGGCCTTGAGGCACAAGATTTGCATGACGTTTTCTCTGAGTGGAACAAAGGTGAACTCGATAGCTATCTCATTGAAGTCACGGCAGATATTTTCACAAAGATGGATGAGGACACTGGCAAACCACTTATTGACCTCATTTTAGACGTTGCTGGTCAAAAAGGAACTGGGAAATGGACGAGTCAAAATGCGCTAGACTTAGGGGTTTCGCTCCCAATCGTCACAGAATCTGTATTTGCTCGATTTATTTCTTCCGTTAAAGAAGAACGAGTTGCGGCAAGTACCCTTCTGAAAGGACCTGCACCCCAAAAGTATGCAGGCAATCCTAGCGATTTGATTGAAGCGATTCGTAAAGCTTTATATATGAGTAAAATTTGTTCTTATGCGCAAGGTTTTGCGCAAATGCGTGCAGCATCTAAAGAGTATGGATGGAATATCCCTTACGGAGATGTCGCGATGATTTTCCGAGGAGGTTGCATCATTCGTGCGCAATTCTTACAAAATATTAAAGAAGCGTTTGACGCGAATAACGACTTGCCTAACCTATTAGTCGATCCATACTTCCAAGAAATCGTCGGCGAATATCAGCATTCGCTTCGTGAAGTATTGGCCGTCGCCATGAAACAAGGCATTCCGGTACCTGCATTATCAAGCGCATTGGCTTACTATGATAGTTATCGAACGGCAACATTGCCAGCAAACCTTATCCAGGCACAACGCGACTATTTTGGAGCACATACCTATGAACGTGTAGACAAAGATGGCCATTTCCATACTGAATGGGCAAAAAACTAA
- the zwf gene encoding glucose-6-phosphate dehydrogenase, which yields MPNMTFVLFGATGDLAKRKLFPALYNLFLDGKIPDAISIIGLGRTPYLHDDFQSVVKNALQEYSRRPIQTSSVQDFLNHFQYCIFDATSEESYQNLHELIQRREAELDIPENRLFYLSVAPQLVEGIAANLSASGISQTKGWKRLIVEKPFGSDLKSAQHLNKCLSIAFHEDEVYRIDHYLGKPMVQNLESLVFANPALGLLLDHTQIANVQITASETVGVESRAAYYDQAGAIRDMVQNHLLQLVMMTALNLPEKLTPKEIENKKIEVITSLRPIQKETAYQDIVRGQYTAGEVLGTPVVGYTEEPGVDISSMNDTYVAARLYIDNPSWNGIPFYIRTGKRTNEKSTRIVLEFKSKVDDANRLSTEGITPNLLIVEIGPKENISLRVNMKDPSTNRFTPTSINFSTTVEHQPEAYELLLFDAMIGNATFFAHWREVELSWKWIQPIMEAFQENRLPLHSYPAGSIGPDAANQLLQVDQFNWW from the coding sequence ATGCCCAATATGACCTTTGTGTTATTTGGAGCAACTGGAGATTTAGCAAAACGAAAGCTATTTCCTGCATTATATAATTTATTTCTCGATGGCAAAATACCGGACGCTATCTCAATCATTGGTCTAGGTAGAACCCCTTATCTACATGATGATTTCCAATCTGTGGTGAAAAATGCACTTCAGGAATATTCTAGAAGACCTATTCAGACGTCTAGTGTGCAAGATTTTCTAAACCACTTTCAGTACTGCATATTCGATGCAACAAGCGAAGAATCTTATCAGAACTTACATGAACTTATTCAACGTAGGGAAGCTGAATTAGATATACCCGAAAACCGACTTTTCTATTTGTCTGTTGCCCCTCAGTTGGTCGAAGGAATAGCGGCTAATCTTAGTGCTAGCGGCATCAGTCAAACAAAGGGCTGGAAGCGACTCATTGTTGAAAAACCGTTTGGCAGTGACTTGAAATCGGCACAGCACTTAAATAAGTGTTTGAGTATAGCCTTTCATGAGGATGAGGTTTACCGAATCGATCACTATCTTGGAAAACCAATGGTCCAAAACCTTGAGTCATTGGTATTTGCCAATCCGGCGCTCGGTTTATTATTGGATCATACACAAATTGCGAATGTTCAAATCACAGCAAGCGAAACGGTTGGCGTGGAATCTCGAGCTGCCTATTACGATCAAGCTGGCGCCATTCGAGATATGGTTCAGAATCATCTTCTGCAATTAGTCATGATGACAGCACTCAATCTACCAGAGAAATTAACACCCAAAGAAATTGAAAATAAAAAAATTGAAGTAATCACTTCCCTGCGCCCTATCCAAAAAGAAACAGCCTATCAGGATATCGTTCGTGGCCAGTATACGGCTGGTGAAGTTCTAGGTACACCGGTAGTTGGTTATACCGAGGAGCCGGGTGTGGATATATCTTCAATGAATGATACGTATGTTGCAGCACGTTTATATATAGATAATCCCTCATGGAATGGGATTCCTTTTTATATTCGCACTGGGAAAAGGACCAATGAGAAATCGACTCGTATTGTTTTGGAGTTCAAGAGTAAGGTAGATGATGCAAATAGACTTTCAACCGAAGGCATCACCCCGAATTTATTAATAGTGGAAATTGGTCCAAAAGAGAATATATCGTTGCGGGTGAATATGAAAGATCCTTCTACGAACCGATTTACCCCTACCTCCATTAACTTTTCAACTACAGTGGAACATCAACCAGAGGCTTATGAATTACTACTATTCGATGCAATGATTGGAAATGCAACCTTCTTTGCCCACTGGAGGGAAGTTGAATTATCATGGAAGTGGATCCAACCAATCATGGAAGCATTTCAGGAAAACCGGTTGCCTTTACATAGTTACCCTGCCGGTTCGATAGGTCCTGATGCAGCCAACCAACTTTTGCAAGTGGATCAATTTAATTGGTGGTAA
- a CDS encoding cyclase family protein, whose product MKMYDVTGTIYEGMTVYKDKAEKQPKFNRVTNGYVTETRMELDVHTGTHIDAPLHMVVDGETFETIPMESLVGQCKVLDLTDVEDGISKADLEKFEINKDDFLFFKTKNSFEEAFDFDFIYLALDGAEYLSEIGVRGTGIDTLGIERSQEGHPTHKTLFANNIIIIEGLRLKEVEQGDYFMVAAPLKLTGTDASPARVLLFEGLQ is encoded by the coding sequence ATGAAAATGTATGATGTGACAGGAACGATTTATGAAGGTATGACAGTTTATAAAGATAAAGCGGAGAAGCAACCGAAATTTAATCGGGTGACAAATGGATATGTAACTGAAACGCGTATGGAGTTGGATGTCCATACAGGAACGCATATTGATGCGCCACTTCACATGGTTGTAGACGGAGAAACATTTGAGACCATTCCAATGGAAAGTCTTGTGGGCCAGTGTAAAGTGCTTGATTTAACAGATGTGGAAGACGGTATCTCAAAAGCGGATTTAGAGAAGTTTGAGATTAACAAAGATGATTTCCTATTCTTTAAAACAAAAAACTCTTTTGAGGAAGCCTTTGATTTTGATTTTATTTATCTTGCACTTGATGGAGCAGAATATCTTTCGGAGATAGGTGTTCGAGGAACTGGAATAGATACGCTTGGCATTGAAAGAAGTCAAGAAGGTCATCCAACTCATAAAACACTATTTGCTAATAATATCATTATAATAGAAGGACTTCGTTTAAAAGAAGTTGAACAAGGTGACTACTTCATGGTTGCAGCACCTTTGAAATTAACTGGTACGGATGCATCACCAGCAAGAGTATTGTTATTTGAAGGACTACAATAA
- a CDS encoding YnfA family protein, whose amino-acid sequence MVVAVILFIVAGLAEIGGGYLIWLWLREGKPYYWGLIGGLTLALYGVVATFQAFPSFGRVYAAYGGVFIVLAVLWGWGIDKKAPDVYDWIGAAICLVGVSVILFAPRH is encoded by the coding sequence TTGGTTGTTGCAGTCATCTTGTTTATAGTCGCTGGATTGGCTGAAATAGGCGGTGGTTATCTGATATGGCTTTGGTTACGAGAAGGGAAGCCGTACTATTGGGGGCTAATTGGCGGTCTAACCCTAGCGTTATATGGCGTCGTCGCTACTTTTCAAGCGTTTCCTTCATTTGGTAGAGTATATGCAGCCTATGGAGGGGTCTTTATTGTCCTTGCGGTGTTGTGGGGATGGGGAATCGATAAGAAAGCACCTGATGTCTACGATTGGATAGGTGCTGCCATTTGTCTAGTAGGTGTTTCAGTTATCCTTTTTGCACCACGGCACTAG
- a CDS encoding DUF1801 domain-containing protein, translated as MYEQKTKETDNDVIEFIEQVDSPKKREDAYRLLKLFNEVTGFEAKMWGPSIIGFGSYHYIYQTGHEGDAPLVGFSPRKAKISLYFAPGDTEREALLAKFGKHTTGKACVYINKVDDIDPEVLKELITQSVAFLQKQYPANE; from the coding sequence ATGTATGAACAAAAAACGAAGGAAACGGATAATGATGTTATCGAATTTATTGAACAAGTAGATAGCCCTAAAAAACGTGAAGATGCTTATAGATTGCTCAAATTATTTAATGAAGTAACAGGATTTGAAGCGAAAATGTGGGGTCCAAGTATAATTGGATTTGGCTCCTATCATTATATCTATCAAACGGGCCATGAAGGAGATGCACCGCTAGTTGGTTTCTCTCCGCGTAAAGCTAAAATTAGTCTGTATTTTGCTCCGGGAGATACTGAACGTGAAGCGCTGCTTGCTAAATTTGGCAAGCATACAACTGGAAAAGCCTGTGTCTATATTAACAAAGTAGATGATATCGATCCAGAAGTACTCAAGGAATTAATTACCCAGTCAGTTGCGTTTTTGCAGAAACAATATCCAGCTAATGAGTAA
- a CDS encoding IS3 family transposase (programmed frameshift) produces the protein MSKIIFNEHQRRILEANPYVNSVSDRSIQYNPEFKLLAVKENQNGKGPSQIFIENGFDIEMIGTKKAKESLSRWRRTYQLHGEVGFFEERRGKGSTGRPSTKGLSPEKKLEKAEARIKYLEAEVELFKKARGTREAGEEIILTSSEKYQVINEVIRKFQLKRFTAHLCRVAKVHRSGYYAWHEKSESHAIREENDYQDYLLLKCIYDAYKGKIGYRGFYMALEELLETPMNHKKILRLMRKFNLFAKIRRKNPYKNIAKTTQAHRTVPNLLNRQFTQDEPGKVFVTDITYLQMKTGQTAYLSCVKDVASREIVAHDLSVSLSMGIVYRTLRKLNDALAGNVHPEAMIHSDQGFHYTHPEYQRHVKEMQFTQSMSRRGNCLDNAPIESFFGHFKDDVDYKEASNLLELKIMVDEYMEHYNCTRKQWDLKKMTPEQYRSHLIAA, from the exons ATGAGTAAAATAATTTTCAATGAACACCAACGTAGAATATTAGAAGCTAATCCATATGTGAACTCAGTTTCAGATCGCTCTATCCAATACAATCCTGAATTTAAATTATTAGCTGTCAAAGAGAATCAAAACGGTAAAGGTCCTTCACAAATTTTTATTGAAAATGGATTTGACATAGAAATGATTGGTACGAAGAAAGCTAAAGAATCACTTAGTCGTTGGAGAAGAACCTATCAGCTCCACGGCGAAGTAGGATTTTTTGAGGAGCGTCGTGGAAAAGGAAGTACTGGACGTCCATCAACTAAAGGATTATCTCCTGAGAAGAAACTTGAAAAAGCTGAAGCACGTATTAAATATCTTGAAGCTGAGGTCGAGCTGT TTAAAAAAGCTAGAGGAACTAGAGAGGCAGGCGAAGAAATAATACTAACATCAAGTGAAAAATATCAGGTGATCAATGAAGTGATTCGTAAGTTTCAATTAAAGAGATTCACAGCTCACCTGTGCAGAGTCGCAAAAGTACATCGAAGTGGTTACTATGCATGGCACGAAAAATCGGAGAGTCATGCCATTCGCGAGGAAAATGACTATCAAGATTACCTGTTACTTAAATGTATTTATGATGCATACAAGGGGAAAATCGGCTATCGGGGCTTCTATATGGCATTAGAGGAATTACTGGAGACCCCCATGAATCATAAAAAGATTCTTCGTTTAATGCGTAAATTTAATCTCTTCGCCAAAATTCGAAGAAAGAATCCTTATAAAAATATAGCTAAGACTACCCAAGCACACCGTACGGTGCCAAACCTCTTGAATCGGCAATTCACTCAAGATGAGCCCGGCAAAGTTTTTGTAACCGACATCACTTATCTTCAAATGAAAACTGGACAAACTGCATATCTTTCCTGCGTGAAGGATGTGGCAAGCCGGGAAATTGTCGCGCATGATCTTTCAGTCAGCTTAAGTATGGGAATTGTCTATCGAACCTTAAGGAAACTTAACGATGCATTAGCAGGTAACGTACACCCAGAGGCGATGATTCACTCTGATCAAGGTTTTCATTATACGCACCCAGAATACCAGAGACATGTAAAAGAGATGCAGTTTACACAGTCGATGTCCCGAAGGGGCAATTGTCTGGATAACGCACCTATCGAATCATTTTTCGGTCATTTTAAAGATGATGTAGACTACAAGGAAGCATCCAATCTTTTAGAGTTGAAAATAATGGTAGATGAATACATGGAACACTACAACTGTACACGTAAGCAATGGGATTTAAAAAAGATGACTCCGGAACAATACCGAAGTCACCTCATAGCTGCATAG